The following coding sequences are from one Tachysurus vachellii isolate PV-2020 chromosome 7, HZAU_Pvac_v1, whole genome shotgun sequence window:
- the si:ch73-40a2.1 gene encoding tyrosine-protein kinase receptor TYRO3, with product MALVHCLLLNYILFSVTFLDTSALLNPIKEVILDSTLEINLQWISEPQSAWKKTKLKLGLPSAHFVYQGCDAKLKNTLKTLWTKWIAKKDAKELQLDLLFAQNDREPVIIYLLESDKPVERPRAGQMRKQSVASQAFINSGSLQDIETYLYHAQGLDLGKITKNGFHLGFSYSGSCMFISSVLVFYMKCPELTVNQTHFGATSAGSEWIRGKCVDGAEEVSTPKIECKSNGQWGGMQGFCACRAGYQKEGNICKACGLGSYKTANASGECLLCPSNSRTSSEGASECECDKGYARLQNDPPQLGCTRSPSAPLNLTIHHLSNTALILNWAMPADLGGRQEVMYDVECKQKTGEFHEIWVPCNSSLLISPQSRGLTETMANITGLHPHVSYQVSVRAYNRISQKLGTSGSSQTITILKNPVVITAVPVPTPAAQEQLNTPVIVSVLCVILLSLIPAVFFIRRRYNKFRDHEVDLVPLQDVGTTYRQSEPQATPPQPTNSSVQILDSVNKRLLSAIKDVLVDRSRITLGKELGKGEFGTVYEGIFLSDDNENIQVAVKTMRVGIYSQDDLQSFLKEAEIMQHFDHDNIVKLLGVTLETVQDSSIPVPLVILPFLKHGDLRRFLIATRYGDIPMFVPYQSLLRFMIDIASGMEYLSYKGFLHRDLAARNCMLGDDLHVRVADFGLSKQIMSSNYYRQKVAIRMPIKWMAMESLSESVYTSKSDVWSFGVTMWEIVSRGKTPYPGIPNHELLELLEHGHRLKQGDFDSKLYEVMLSCWHKEPSQRPCFTELAQRLKALLCELPPLEPSKESYYINQGLEAANATQSSAAEPDPDGAVGNIYLSSPGGKTTCATEKEEIKEDTDGYLQQ from the exons ATGGCGCTCGTCCACTGTTTACTGTTAAATTACATCTTGTTTTCGGTCACATTTTTGGACACGTCTGCGCTACTGAACCCCATTAAAG AGGTCATTTTGGACTCtactttagaaataaatctgcAATGGATATCTGAGCCCCAAAGTGCG tgGAAAAAGACCAAATTAAAGCTGGGACTGCCCTCGGCCCACTTTGTCTACCAAGGCTGTGACGCAAAActtaaaaacacactaaaaacactGTGGACTAAATGGATTGCAAAGAAGGATGCCAAAGAGCTTCAGCTGGACCTGCTTTTTGCTCAAAATGACAGGGAACCTGTCATTATTTACTTATTGGAGTCGGATAAACCAGTGGAACGTCCTCGTGCTGGACAAATGAGAAAACAGTCTGTAGCTTCACAGGCATTTATTAATTCTGGTAGCCTTCAAGACATAGAGACATATCTGTATCATGCGCAGGGTCTAGACTTGGGAAAGATCACGAAAAATGGCTTTCATTTGGGTTTCTCCTACAGTGGATCGTGTATGTTTATTTCCTCCGTGCTGGTCTTCTACATGAAATGTCCAGAGCTTACAGTGAACCAGACTCATTTTGGAGCAACCTCAGCAGGATCAGAATGGATCAGAGGCAAGTGTGTGGATGGAGCAGAAGAAGTGTCTACACCAAAGATTGAGTGCAAGTCTAATGGACAGTGGGGTGGAATGCAAGGTTTCTGTGCATGTAGAGCTGGTTATCAAAAAGAAGGAAACATATGTAAAG ctTGTGGTTTGGGAAGCTACAAAACTGCCAATGCTAGTGGAGAATGTCTGCTTTGCCCATCCAATAGCAGAACATCCTCAGAAGGTGCTTCAGAGTGTGAATGTGATAAAGGATATGCCCGTCTGCAGAATGACCCACCACAACTAGGCTGTACAA GATCTCCATCAGCACCGCTCAACTTAACTATCCATCACTTGAGCAACACAGCCCTGATTCTGAACTGGGCCATGCCTGCAGATCTGGGTGgaagacaggaagtgatgtatGATGTagagtgtaaacaaaaaacaggggAATTTCATGAAATATGGGTTCCATGCAACAGTTCCTTGTTAATAAGTCCACAATCCAGGGGATTGACTGAAACGATGGCCAACATTACTGGATTACATCCACATGTGAGCTACCAGGTTTCTGTCAGAGCATACAACAGAATATCTCAGAAACTGGGCACATCTGGGTCTTCACAGACCATTACTATAT TGAAGAATCCAGTAGTAATCACTGCTGTTCCTGTACCAACCCCTGCTGCCCAGGAACAACTCAACACTCCAGTGATtgtcagtgtgctgtgtgtaatACTACTATCTCTAATACCAGCTGTCTTCTTTATACGCAGACGTTATAACAAATTCag AGATCATGAAGTGGACCTTGTGCCTTTACAGGATGTTGGTACAACATACAGACAGTCTGAACCACAAGCTACACCTCCTCAACCAACTAATA GCTCTGTTCAGATTTTGGATAGCGTGAATAAACGTTTGCTGTCTGCTATTAAAGACGTGTTGGTGGATCGCAGCCGAATCACATTGGGCAAAGAGCTAGGGAAAG GTGAATTTGGGACAGTCTATGAGGGCATATTCCTATCAGATGATAATGAAAATATCCAAGTGGCAGTGAAGACCATGAGAG TTGGAATTTACAGCCAGGATGATCTGCAGTCATTTCTTAAGGAAGCTGAAATTATGCAGCACTTTGACCATGATAACATTGTGAAACTTCTAG GTGTCACACTGGAGACAGTACAGGACTCGTCCATCCCTGTTCCACTTGTCATCCTACCATTCTTGAAACATGGAGACCTGAGACGATTTCTTATAGCCACCCGCTATGGTGACATTCCTATG TTTGTTCCTTATCAGAGCCTGTTACGCTTTATGATTGACATTGCCTCAGGCATGGAGTATCTCAGTTACAAGGGCTTTTTGCACAGGGATTTGGCAGCTCGCAACTGCAT GTTGGGAGATGATCTGCATGTTCGTGTAGCTGACTTTGGCTTGTCCAAGCAGATCATGAGCAGTAACTATTACAGACAGAAGGTTGCTATTCGAATGCCAATCAAGTGGATGGCCATGGAGAGCCTTTCTGAATCTGTCTACACCAGCAAGAGTGATGTG TGGTCCTTTGGAGTAACTATGTGGGAAATTGTCTCCAGAGGAAAGACTCCATACCCCGGCATTCCCAACCATGAGCTTCTGGAACTGCTGGAGCATGGGCATCGCCTCAAACAGGGGGATTTTGACAGTAAACT ATATGAGGTGATGCTTAGCTGCTGGCACAAAGAGCCCTCTCAGCGGCCTTGTTTTACAGAGCTGGCTCAGAGACTCAAAGCTCTACTGTGTGAGCTTCCGCCCTTGGAGCCCAGTAAAGAAAGCTACTACATCAACCAGGGCCTGGAGGCAGCCAACGCCACCCAGAGCAGTGCTGCGGAGCCTGACCCTGATGGAGCTGTAGGAAACATTTACTTGTCCTCACCAGGTGGCAAAACAACCTGTGCTACAGAGAAAGAGGAGATAAAGGAAGACACAGATGGATATTTACAGCAGTAA